In one Populus nigra chromosome 12, ddPopNigr1.1, whole genome shotgun sequence genomic region, the following are encoded:
- the LOC133669183 gene encoding phytyl ester synthase 1, chloroplastic-like, which yields MASFVTSGILPCFGLNSDVKPRFQARVQSSASVALKLGRLKPSIEEKKWVNDFGPKDLEPLWDDGYGTKTIKDYFDGAKEMIRPDGGPPRWFCPIECGQPLKSSPTLLYLPGVDGVGLGLTLHHKALGKAFEVLCLHIPVYDRTPFEGLVKFVEETVRLEHARNPNKPIYLVGESIGGCLAIAVAARNPKVDLVVILANPATSFGRSKLQPFLPILEAAPNQLHNGFLCLLSLLTGNPVKMAMVGVEDRLPSRLKIGKLYQNLMALLHNLSVVADIIPKDTLVWKMKLLRSAADYANTCLHNVKAEVLLLASEKDRLLPSRDEALRLKSLLQNCTVRNFKGNGHAILLEDGVGLLTAIKGTSKYRRSKRIDFVSDYLPPSTSEFKSFFEEAYGLLLYAAGSTMFSTLEDGKIVKGLAGVPNEGPVLLVGYHMLMAFDIYPLGEGFLREKNIMVRGLGHPDLFTGKLEDSSNEFAYADWIRVMGTVAGTASNLFKLLSTKSHVVLYPGGARESLHNKGEEYKLFWPDQQEFVRTAARFGATIVPFGTVGEDDLTHLVLDYHDMMKIPIVSDYIREVNSKATRIRDNSKGEVANQQVYIPGVLPKLPGRFYYLFGKPIKTKGMEDMLRDRENANQLYLHVKSEVENNIAYLLKKREEDPYRSLINRTIYQALHSPSSNVPTFDP from the exons ATGGCATCATTTGTTACATCTGGAATACTGCCCTGTTTTGGTTTAAATTCAGACGTAAAGCCTCGGTTTCAAGCGAGAGTTCAAAGTTCAGCTAGTGTTGCTTTAAAACTTGGCAGGTTGAAGCCTTCAATTGAGGAAAAAAAGTGGGTAAATGATTTTGGTCCAAAAGATCTGGAACCATTGTGGGATGATGGGTATGGGACCAAGACCATAAAGGATTATTTCGATGGAGCCAAGGAGATGATTAGGCCTGATGGTGGCCCGCCCCGGTGGTTTTGCCCCATTGAGTGCGGGCAACCTTTGAAAAGTTCTCCAACTCTTCTGTATTTGCCTG GGGTTGATGGTGTTGGCTTGGGCCTAACTTTGCACCATAAAGCTCTTGGAAA GGCATTTGAAGTACTATGCCTTCATATTCCAGTGTATGATCGAACGCCATTTGAAG GGCTGGTGAAATTTGTCGAAGAAACTGTGAGGCTCGAGCATGCTCGTAATCCTAATAAGCCAATTTACCTAGTGGGGGAATCCATTGGAGGATGTCTAGCAATTGCTGTTGCTGCTCGTAATCCTAAAGTTGACCTTGTAGTAATATTAGCCAATCCAG CTACCTCATTTGGCAGGTCAAAGCTGCAGCCCTTTCTCCCTATTTTGGAGGCCGCGCCTAATCAGTTGCATAATGGGTTCCTGTGTCTTCTTAGCCTTCTTACAG GTAATCCAGTTAAGATGGCAATGGTCGGTGTTGAAGATAGGCTTCCTTCTAGATTAAAAATCGGAAAACTGTATCAGAATCTCATGGCTTTGCTACATAATCTTTCT GTTGTGGCTGACATCATTCCAAAGGACACTCTTGTCTGGAAGATGAAGCTGCTTAGGTCAGCTGCTGATTATGCTAACACCTGTCTTCATAATGTGAAAGCTGAAGTGTTGCTACTTGCCAG TGAGAAGGATCGCCTGCTTCCTAGCAGAGATGAAGCTCTACGTCTTAAAAGTTTGTTACAGAATTGCACAGTTCGTAACTTCAAGGGCAACGGACATGCCATTTTACTG GAAGATGGTGTTGGTTTGCTCACTGCTATTAAAGGTACTAGTAAATACCGTCGTTCAAAGCGGATTGATTTTGTCTCAGACTATCTGCCACCTAGCACTTCAGAATTCAAATCGTTCTTTGAAGAAGCATATGG GTTACTGCTTTATGCTGCTGGTTCCACCATGTTTTCAACTCTGGAAGATGGGAAGATAGTGAAAGGTCTTGCTGGGGTTCCAAACGAAGGTCCTGTCTTATTAGTTGGTTACCACATGCTGATGGCATTTGACATTTACCCCCTTGGCGAAGGATTCTTAAGAGAGAAGAATATTATGGTTCGTGGTTTAGGGCATCCCGACCTATTTACAGGAAAGCTGGAGGATTCGTCTAATGAATTTGCTTATGCTGATTGGATTAGAGTAATGGGAACGGTAGCTGGCACCGCTAGCAATCTTTTCAAATTGCTGTCAACAAAATCACATGTGGTTCTTTATCCTGGAGGGGCTCGAGAGTCTCTGCATAACAAG GGTGAGGAATACAAGTTATTTTGGCCTGATCAACAAGAATTTGTGAGAACAGCAGCGAGGTTTGGAGCCACAATTGTACCATTTGGAACTGTAGGAGAAGATGATTTAACACAT CTGGTTCTGGATTATCATGACATGATGAAAATCCCTATAGTTAGCGACTATATCAGAGAGGTTAACAGTAAAGCTACAAGAATAAG GGACAACAGCAAAGGAGAGGTAGCCAACCAACAAGTGTACATCCCGGGGGTTTTGCCTAAGCTACCGGGTCGGTTTTATTATCTATTCGGGAAGCCCATAAAAACGAAGGGAATGGAAGACATGCTGAGAGACAGAGAAAATGCAAACCAGTTATACTTGCACGTAAAATCTGAAGTTGAAAACAACATTGCATATCTGctgaagaaaagagaggaggaTCCTTACAGGAGTCTCATTAACAGAACAATATACCAGGCATTACATTCTCCTTCGAGTAATGTCCCTACGTTTGATCCTTGA
- the LOC133669871 gene encoding metalloendoproteinase 1-like gives MLPIPNRILNRFQSGNHGDRYPFDGPGRILAHAFAPTDGRLHYDADEKWSTNPSTDEVDLESVAVHEIGHLLGLDHSMDQNSIMFAEIPPGTIKRDLGQDDIAGIRALYSN, from the coding sequence ATGTTACCTATTCCTAATAGGATTCTTAACAGATTTCAAAGTGGCAATCATGGTGACCGGTACCCTTTCGACGGTCCGGGACGCATACTAGCCCACGCCTTTGCACCAACAGATGGGAGGTTGCATTATGATGCGGACGAGAAATGGAGCACCAACCCAAGCACAGATGAAGTGGACCTGGAATCAGTAGCTGTTCATGAAATCGGGCATCTTCTCGGACTCGATCACAGCATGGATCAAAATTCCATTATGTTCGCAGAAATTCCACCAGGAACTATCAAAAGGGATCTCGGTCAGGATGATATTGCTGGCATACGTGCTTTGTACTCCAATTAA